A stretch of Aeromicrobium tamlense DNA encodes these proteins:
- the sufC gene encoding Fe-S cluster assembly ATPase SufC yields MSTLEIKNLHVSVDTEDGAKEILRGVDLTINSGEVHAIMGPNGSGKSTLAYSIAGHPKYQVTEGEVLLDGENILELSVDERARAGLFLAMQYPVEIPGVSVANFLRTAKTAIDGEAPKLRTWVKDVNAALERMTLDPSFASRSVNEGFSGGEKKRHEIAQLELLNPKFAVLDETDSGLDIDALRVVSDGVNRYSGQGDRGVLLITHYTRILNYIQPDYVHVFVAGKLAETGGRELAELLEAEGYDKFTKAAV; encoded by the coding sequence ATGAGCACTCTGGAGATCAAGAACCTCCACGTGTCCGTCGACACCGAGGACGGCGCGAAGGAGATCCTCCGCGGCGTCGACCTGACCATCAACTCCGGCGAGGTCCACGCCATCATGGGCCCGAACGGCTCGGGCAAGTCCACGCTGGCCTACTCGATCGCCGGCCACCCCAAGTACCAGGTCACCGAGGGTGAGGTGCTGCTCGACGGCGAGAACATCCTGGAGCTGAGCGTCGACGAGCGTGCCCGCGCCGGCCTGTTCCTGGCGATGCAGTACCCCGTCGAGATCCCCGGCGTCTCGGTCGCGAACTTCCTGCGCACCGCGAAGACCGCCATCGACGGTGAGGCGCCCAAGCTGCGCACGTGGGTCAAGGACGTCAACGCCGCGCTCGAGCGGATGACGCTCGACCCGTCGTTCGCCTCCCGCTCGGTCAACGAGGGCTTCTCCGGCGGCGAGAAGAAGCGCCACGAGATCGCCCAGCTCGAGCTGCTCAACCCGAAGTTCGCGGTCCTCGACGAGACGGACTCCGGTCTGGACATCGACGCCCTGCGCGTCGTCTCCGACGGCGTCAACCGCTACTCGGGCCAGGGCGATCGTGGCGTGCTGCTGATCACGCACTACACGCGCATCCTGAACTACATCCAGCCCGACTACGTGCACGTCTTCGTCGCGGGCAAGCTCGCCGAGACCGGCGGCCGCGAGCTCGCGGAGCTGCTCGAGGCCGAGGGCTACGACAAGTTCACCAAGGCGGCCGTCTGA
- a CDS encoding lytic transglycosylase domain-containing protein, whose translation MTSRILLLGAAVLATVGILVAWLVVGRGGEDDPISGPAAQQAEEVPLAEGSTTEPDADWVTETAADRQIPVRAMQAYARTEISQREAAPECNLRWNTLAGVGSVESAHGTLGGAGLDAAGVPSKRIIGPPLNGENGTRAIEATKESTALHGDEEWDRAVGPFQFLTSSWEQYGADADGDGRADPHDIDDAALGAANHLCDRERDLAGEGWVPAVFAYNNSMAYVKKVRGIADSYAK comes from the coding sequence ATGACCTCACGGATCCTGCTGCTCGGTGCCGCCGTGCTCGCCACGGTGGGCATCCTCGTCGCGTGGCTCGTGGTGGGCCGCGGCGGCGAGGACGACCCCATCAGCGGGCCGGCGGCGCAGCAGGCCGAGGAGGTGCCCCTCGCCGAGGGCTCGACCACCGAGCCCGACGCGGACTGGGTCACCGAGACGGCCGCCGACCGGCAGATCCCGGTGCGCGCGATGCAGGCCTACGCGCGCACCGAGATCAGTCAACGCGAGGCGGCGCCCGAGTGCAACCTCCGCTGGAACACCCTCGCGGGCGTCGGCTCGGTCGAGTCGGCGCACGGCACGCTGGGTGGCGCCGGCCTCGACGCGGCCGGCGTGCCGAGCAAGCGGATCATCGGTCCGCCGCTCAACGGCGAGAACGGCACGCGGGCCATCGAGGCGACGAAGGAGTCCACGGCCCTGCACGGTGACGAGGAGTGGGACCGCGCGGTCGGCCCGTTCCAGTTCCTCACCTCGTCGTGGGAGCAGTACGGGGCCGACGCGGACGGTGACGGCCGCGCCGACCCGCACGACATCGACGACGCGGCCCTGGGCGCCGCGAACCACCTGTGCGACCGCGAGCGCGACCTCGCCGGCGAGGGCTGGGTGCCGGCGGTGTTCGCCTACAACAACTCGATGGCCTACGTGAAGAAGGTCCGCGGCATCGCCGACAGCTACGCGAAGTAG
- the sufU gene encoding Fe-S cluster assembly sulfur transfer protein SufU — protein sequence MNASNVDALYQEIILDHYKNPHGAGLREPFEAEVHHVNPTCGDEITLRVHLEGGRVADVSYDAAGCSISQASASVLNDLVVGQQVDHALTTLDAFQELMQGRGQVEPDEDVLEDGIAFAGVAQFPARVKCALLSWMAWKDAVAQASAKEEA from the coding sequence ATGAACGCATCGAACGTCGACGCCCTGTACCAGGAGATCATCCTGGATCACTACAAGAACCCGCACGGTGCGGGCCTGCGCGAGCCCTTCGAGGCCGAGGTGCACCACGTGAACCCCACGTGCGGCGACGAGATCACGCTGCGCGTGCACCTCGAGGGCGGCCGGGTGGCCGACGTGTCCTACGACGCGGCCGGCTGCTCGATCAGCCAGGCCTCGGCCTCGGTCCTGAACGACCTCGTGGTCGGCCAGCAGGTCGACCACGCCCTGACCACACTCGACGCCTTCCAGGAGCTCATGCAGGGCCGCGGACAGGTCGAGCCTGACGAGGACGTGCTGGAGGACGGCATCGCCTTCGCGGGCGTCGCCCAGTTCCCGGCGCGCGTCAAGTGCGCCCTGCTGTCCTGGATGGCCTGGAAGGACGCCGTCGCCCAGGCTTCGGCCAAGGAGGAAGCATGA
- a CDS encoding SPFH domain-containing protein: MFESALVIFFVLLVVLLIVTAAMSLKIIPQNFAGIVERLGKYRTTLTPGPHLIVPFLDRVKYRVDQREQVVSFPPQGVITEDNLTVEIDTVILYTVNNPVAATYEIVNYIEGIHQLTTTTLRNIIGGMTLEHALTSRDQINRTLSAELDAATGRWGIKVSRVELKSIDPPPTIIDAMEKQMRAERDKRAAILTAEGERQSAILSAEGQKQAAILTAEGQKQSAILTAEGEKTAAILTAQGEGRAIETVFQAIHDGNPDQKLLSYQYLQTLPKIAQGHNASTWIIPAEVTAALSSIGNVVGSIPVDGGGSQKRVDLDEPVETASSGPAETSSAVEEAIRAAKQAESPVSTQDVPPTDQPPGA, encoded by the coding sequence ATGTTCGAATCCGCCCTCGTGATCTTCTTCGTCCTGCTGGTGGTCCTGCTGATCGTCACCGCAGCGATGAGCCTGAAGATCATCCCGCAGAACTTCGCGGGGATCGTCGAGCGACTCGGCAAGTACCGCACCACCCTGACCCCCGGGCCGCACCTGATCGTGCCGTTCCTCGACCGCGTGAAGTACCGCGTCGACCAGCGTGAGCAGGTTGTCTCCTTCCCGCCGCAGGGCGTCATCACCGAGGACAACCTGACGGTCGAGATCGACACGGTCATCCTCTACACGGTCAACAACCCGGTGGCGGCCACGTACGAGATCGTCAACTACATCGAGGGCATCCACCAGCTCACGACCACCACGCTGCGCAACATCATCGGTGGCATGACGCTGGAGCACGCGCTCACCAGCCGCGACCAGATCAACCGCACGCTGAGCGCCGAGCTCGACGCGGCCACGGGCCGCTGGGGCATCAAGGTCAGCCGGGTCGAGCTCAAGAGCATCGATCCGCCGCCGACCATCATCGACGCCATGGAGAAGCAGATGCGCGCCGAGCGTGACAAGCGCGCCGCGATCCTCACGGCCGAGGGCGAGCGCCAGTCGGCCATCCTGAGCGCCGAGGGCCAGAAGCAGGCCGCGATCCTCACCGCCGAGGGCCAGAAGCAGTCGGCGATCCTCACCGCCGAGGGCGAGAAGACCGCCGCGATCCTGACCGCGCAGGGCGAGGGCCGCGCCATCGAGACCGTCTTCCAGGCGATCCACGACGGCAACCCCGACCAGAAGCTGCTGTCCTACCAGTACCTGCAGACGCTGCCGAAGATCGCCCAGGGGCACAACGCCTCCACGTGGATCATCCCGGCCGAGGTCACCGCCGCGCTCAGCTCGATCGGCAACGTCGTCGGGTCGATCCCGGTCGACGGTGGCGGCTCGCAGAAGCGGGTCGACCTCGACGAGCCCGTCGAGACGGCGTCGTCCGGCCCGGCCGAGACGTCCAGCGCGGTCGAGGAGGCCATCCGGGCCGCCAAGCAGGCGGAGTCGCCGGTCTCCACGCAGGACGTGCCGCCGACGGACCAGCCGCCGGGGGCATGA
- the abc-f gene encoding ribosomal protection-like ABC-F family protein, with translation MITASHVELRFGARVLMSDVSFRVTKGDKIGLVGRNGAGKTTLTKMLAGAGGEPASGSITRSGTVGYLPQDPKTGDLSITARDRILSARGLDDALRRIRQAEKDMASEDSSVAEDAMRRYARADADFGAAGGYAAEAEAATISHALGLPDRVLEQPLQTLSGGQRRRIELARILFSDADTMLLDEPTNHLDADSVVWLRGFLQTYSGGLIIISHDVDLVEETVNKVFYLDANRATIDIYNMGWKHYLRQRESDEARRKREREITTKTAERLIAQGNKMRAKASKASAAQQMLRRAEQMMAGLEDVRQVDKVAKIDFPKPAPCGKTPLMAEGLSKSYGSLEIFTDVDLAIDRGSRVVVLGLNGAGKTTLLRMLAGTLQPDTGEIVPGHGLKIGYFAQEHETLDLSRTVLDNMQRAAPDLTETQARSVLGAFLFTGDDSDKSAGVLSGGERTRLALAGLIVSSANVLLLDEPTNNLDPASREEVLAAIRSYEGAIVLVSHDEGAVRALDPDRVLLLPDGDEDIWNDSYADLISLA, from the coding sequence ATGATCACCGCTTCCCACGTGGAGCTGCGCTTCGGCGCGCGCGTCCTGATGTCCGACGTCTCCTTCCGTGTCACGAAGGGGGACAAGATCGGCCTGGTCGGGCGCAACGGCGCCGGCAAGACCACGTTGACGAAGATGCTGGCGGGCGCCGGCGGCGAGCCCGCGTCGGGCTCGATCACCCGGTCGGGCACCGTCGGCTACCTGCCGCAGGACCCGAAGACGGGCGACCTGTCGATCACGGCGCGTGACCGCATCCTCTCGGCGCGCGGACTCGACGACGCCCTGCGCCGCATCCGCCAGGCCGAGAAGGACATGGCCTCCGAGGACTCGTCGGTCGCCGAGGACGCGATGCGCCGCTACGCGCGCGCCGACGCCGACTTCGGCGCCGCGGGTGGATACGCCGCGGAGGCGGAGGCCGCGACGATCTCGCACGCCCTCGGCCTGCCCGACCGGGTCCTGGAGCAGCCGCTGCAGACCCTCTCCGGCGGTCAGCGCCGGCGCATCGAGCTGGCGCGGATCCTGTTCAGCGACGCCGACACGATGCTGCTCGACGAGCCGACCAACCACCTCGACGCCGACTCGGTCGTGTGGCTCCGCGGCTTCCTGCAGACCTACTCCGGCGGGCTGATCATCATCAGCCACGACGTGGACCTCGTCGAGGAGACCGTCAACAAGGTCTTCTACCTGGACGCCAACCGCGCCACGATCGACATCTACAACATGGGCTGGAAGCACTACCTGCGCCAGCGCGAGTCCGACGAGGCGCGCCGCAAGCGCGAGCGCGAGATCACCACCAAGACGGCCGAGCGGCTCATCGCGCAGGGCAACAAGATGCGCGCCAAGGCCTCGAAGGCCTCCGCGGCCCAGCAGATGCTGCGTCGCGCCGAGCAGATGATGGCTGGCCTCGAGGACGTCCGCCAGGTCGACAAGGTCGCCAAGATCGACTTCCCGAAGCCCGCTCCGTGCGGCAAGACCCCGCTGATGGCGGAGGGTCTGTCGAAGTCGTACGGATCGCTGGAGATCTTCACCGACGTCGACCTCGCGATCGACCGCGGCAGCCGCGTCGTGGTGCTGGGCCTCAACGGCGCCGGCAAGACCACGCTGCTGCGCATGCTGGCCGGCACGCTGCAGCCCGACACCGGCGAGATCGTCCCCGGGCACGGCCTGAAGATCGGCTACTTCGCCCAGGAGCACGAGACGCTCGACCTGAGCCGGACCGTGCTCGACAACATGCAGCGGGCGGCGCCCGACCTGACCGAGACCCAGGCGCGCAGCGTGCTGGGCGCGTTCCTGTTCACCGGCGACGACTCCGACAAGTCGGCTGGAGTGCTGTCGGGCGGCGAGCGCACGCGACTGGCGCTGGCGGGACTCATCGTCTCGAGCGCCAACGTGCTGCTGCTCGACGAGCCGACCAACAACCTCGACCCCGCGTCGCGCGAGGAGGTGCTGGCCGCGATCCGCTCCTACGAGGGCGCCATCGTGCTGGTCTCCCACGACGAGGGCGCCGTGCGCGCGCTCGACCCCGACCGGGTGCTGCTGCTGCCGGACGGCGACGAGGACATCTGGAACGACTCGTACGCCGACCTGATCAGCCTGGCGTGA
- a CDS encoding ABC transporter ATP-binding protein: MTAVFDLTDVTIVRSGKTLLDRVSWRVEPGEHWVIVGPNGAGKTTLLQVASANMHPTSGSAEILGERLGAVDVFELRPRIGHTSAAIAERVPAGESVRNLILSAAYAVLGRWNEEYDDEDHRRAMSMLAELGIAPLADRTFGTLSEGEKKRVLLARSLMTDPEVVLLDEPAAGMDVGAREDLVESLEALASDELGPSLVMVSHHLEEIAPGFTHALLLAGGGVVASGPIADVLTSQNLSTAFRQRLDVTHDAGRFSARRPPVRRRAN; encoded by the coding sequence GTGACCGCCGTGTTCGACCTGACCGACGTCACCATCGTGCGCTCGGGCAAGACTCTCCTCGACCGCGTCTCGTGGCGCGTGGAACCGGGGGAGCACTGGGTCATCGTGGGGCCCAACGGTGCGGGCAAGACCACCCTCCTGCAGGTGGCCTCTGCGAACATGCACCCCACGTCCGGGTCGGCGGAGATCCTCGGTGAGCGCCTCGGCGCGGTCGACGTGTTCGAGCTGCGCCCCCGGATCGGCCACACCAGCGCCGCGATCGCCGAGCGCGTCCCCGCCGGGGAGAGCGTCCGCAACCTCATCCTCTCCGCGGCCTACGCGGTCCTGGGTCGCTGGAACGAGGAGTACGACGACGAGGACCACCGCCGGGCCATGTCGATGCTGGCCGAGCTGGGGATCGCCCCGCTGGCCGACCGCACCTTCGGCACGCTGTCCGAGGGCGAGAAGAAGCGCGTCCTGCTGGCGCGCTCCCTGATGACCGATCCCGAGGTCGTGCTGCTCGACGAGCCCGCGGCCGGCATGGACGTCGGCGCCCGCGAGGACCTCGTCGAGAGCCTGGAGGCGCTGGCCTCCGACGAGCTCGGCCCGTCGCTCGTGATGGTGTCGCACCATCTCGAGGAGATCGCGCCCGGCTTCACCCATGCGCTGCTGCTGGCCGGCGGCGGCGTCGTGGCCTCGGGCCCCATCGCCGACGTCCTGACCTCGCAGAACCTGTCGACGGCGTTCCGCCAGCGCCTCGATGTCACGCACGACGCGGGACGATTCTCGGCACGACGCCCCCCGGTGCGCCGGCGGGCGAACTAG
- a CDS encoding cysteine desulfurase has product MAGYDVEAIRKDFPILSRTMAGDRPLVYLDSANTSQKPRQVVEAIERHYLEHNANVARAMHQLGAEASEAFELGRDKVASFIGAPRREEVVFTKNASEALNLVARVLGDAGRVGAGDEVVVTQMEHHSNLVPWQLLTQRTGADLRWYGVTPEGRLDLDSLTLTERTKVVSVTWVSNMLGTINPVAEIVRRAHEVGALVVIDASQAVPQLPVDVAALGADFVAFTGHKMVGPTGIGVLWGRYDLLAELPPFLGGGEMIETVSMEATTFAAPPHRFEAGTPPIAQSVGLGAAVDYLSAIGMENVAAHEQQITAYALEAMNDLPGVTIVGPKEPVDRGGAISFTIDGVHPHDVAQLLDSQGVAVRAGHHCAKPLHACFGVQSTTRASFYLYTTEAEIDALVAGIRHTQSYFGA; this is encoded by the coding sequence ATGGCCGGCTACGACGTCGAGGCGATCCGCAAGGACTTCCCCATCCTGTCCAGGACGATGGCGGGGGACCGCCCTCTGGTGTACCTGGACAGCGCCAACACGTCGCAGAAGCCGCGTCAGGTCGTCGAGGCCATCGAGCGTCACTACCTCGAGCACAACGCCAACGTCGCGCGGGCGATGCACCAGCTCGGTGCGGAGGCGAGCGAGGCGTTCGAGCTCGGTCGCGACAAGGTGGCGTCGTTCATCGGCGCGCCGCGGCGCGAGGAGGTCGTGTTCACCAAGAACGCGTCCGAGGCGCTCAACCTCGTGGCTCGCGTCCTCGGTGACGCGGGACGCGTGGGCGCCGGCGACGAGGTCGTCGTCACCCAGATGGAGCACCACTCCAACCTGGTGCCGTGGCAGCTGCTCACGCAGCGCACGGGTGCCGACCTGCGCTGGTACGGCGTCACGCCCGAGGGCCGTCTCGACCTCGACTCGCTCACGCTGACGGAGAGGACGAAGGTCGTCTCGGTCACGTGGGTCTCGAACATGCTCGGCACGATCAACCCGGTCGCGGAGATCGTCCGCCGCGCGCACGAGGTCGGCGCGCTCGTCGTCATCGACGCGTCGCAGGCCGTGCCGCAGCTTCCGGTCGACGTGGCCGCGCTCGGTGCCGACTTCGTGGCCTTCACGGGTCACAAGATGGTCGGCCCGACGGGCATCGGCGTCCTGTGGGGTCGCTACGACCTGCTCGCCGAGCTGCCGCCGTTCCTCGGCGGCGGCGAGATGATCGAGACGGTGTCGATGGAGGCCACGACCTTCGCCGCGCCGCCGCACCGCTTCGAGGCGGGCACGCCGCCGATCGCGCAGTCGGTCGGACTCGGCGCCGCCGTGGACTACCTCTCGGCGATCGGCATGGAGAACGTCGCCGCGCACGAGCAGCAGATCACGGCGTACGCGCTCGAGGCGATGAACGACCTGCCCGGCGTGACGATCGTCGGCCCCAAGGAGCCGGTCGACCGCGGGGGAGCGATCAGCTTCACGATCGACGGGGTGCACCCGCACGACGTGGCGCAGCTGCTCGACTCGCAGGGCGTCGCCGTGCGCGCGGGTCACCACTGCGCCAAGCCGTTGCACGCGTGCTTCGGGGTGCAGTCCACGACCCGTGCCTCGTTCTACCTCTACACGACCGAGGCCGAGATCGACGCGCTCGTCGCGGGGATCCGGCACACCCAGTCGTACTTCGGAGCCTGA
- a CDS encoding DUF3099 domain-containing protein yields the protein MARREPEEVHSITSAREPYSSQVDHRERNYLISMAVRVACFIGFVAVDHWTRWILLVGAVFLPYVAVVIGNSAIRSSGDGPSPFGVDRKQLDQ from the coding sequence ATGGCCCGGCGCGAACCCGAAGAGGTGCACTCGATCACGAGTGCGCGCGAGCCCTACAGCTCCCAGGTCGACCATCGCGAGCGCAACTACCTGATCTCGATGGCCGTCCGCGTCGCCTGCTTCATCGGCTTCGTCGCGGTCGATCACTGGACCCGTTGGATCCTGCTCGTCGGCGCCGTGTTCCTGCCGTACGTCGCCGTCGTGATCGGCAACTCCGCCATCCGGAGCTCCGGCGACGGGCCGTCACCGTTCGGCGTCGACCGCAAGCAACTGGACCAGTAG
- a CDS encoding metal-sulfur cluster assembly factor, translating into MTDHSDLPDVAVAPGATTQEDVEEAMKDVVDPELGINVVDLGLVYGVHVDEHSNAILQMTLTSAACPLTDVIEDQTRAALDGLVNDFRIEWVWMPPWGPDKITDDGREMLRALGFNIG; encoded by the coding sequence ATGACCGATCACAGCGATCTGCCCGACGTCGCCGTCGCCCCCGGCGCCACCACGCAGGAGGACGTCGAGGAGGCCATGAAGGACGTCGTCGACCCCGAGCTGGGCATCAACGTCGTCGACCTCGGCCTCGTGTACGGCGTCCACGTCGACGAGCACAGCAACGCGATCCTGCAGATGACGCTGACGTCCGCGGCCTGCCCGCTGACCGACGTCATCGAGGACCAGACCCGCGCCGCGCTCGACGGCCTGGTCAACGACTTCCGGATCGAGTGGGTCTGGATGCCGCCGTGGGGCCCGGACAAGATCACCGACGACGGCCGCGAGATGCTGCGCGCCCTCGGCTTCAACATCGGCTGA
- a CDS encoding NfeD family protein: MDWFGDDIWLTWAALGVLMGLIELASGELIFLMFGIAAFSAALAAGFGAPIVLQMALFGILSVALLALVRPRIAARVHDGPSLPLGQHGLVGQLAIVDERVSRHAGRVVINDVLWTARPIDPEATYEPGDELLVADIDGAVARVVRKES, translated from the coding sequence ATGGACTGGTTCGGGGACGACATCTGGCTCACGTGGGCTGCGCTCGGCGTGCTCATGGGCCTCATCGAGCTCGCCAGTGGCGAGCTGATCTTCCTCATGTTCGGCATCGCGGCCTTCTCGGCCGCCCTCGCCGCCGGCTTCGGGGCACCGATCGTGCTGCAGATGGCGCTCTTCGGCATCCTCTCGGTCGCGCTCCTGGCGCTCGTCCGCCCGCGCATCGCCGCCCGGGTCCACGACGGTCCCTCGCTGCCCCTGGGCCAGCACGGCCTCGTCGGGCAGCTGGCGATCGTCGACGAGCGGGTGAGCCGCCACGCCGGCCGCGTCGTCATCAACGACGTCCTGTGGACCGCTCGCCCGATCGACCCCGAGGCGACCTACGAACCTGGCGACGAGCTCCTCGTCGCCGACATCGACGGTGCGGTGGCCCGCGTCGTCCGGAAGGAGAGCTGA
- a CDS encoding dodecin, with product MSNRTYRVTEIVGTSPAGVSEAIDSGIARASQTLRHLDWFEVVGIRGQIVDDEVEHYQVTLKIGFRLEDDE from the coding sequence ATGAGCAACCGCACCTATCGAGTCACCGAGATCGTCGGCACCTCCCCGGCGGGCGTCAGCGAGGCCATCGACAGCGGCATCGCGCGAGCGTCGCAGACCCTGCGGCACCTGGACTGGTTCGAGGTCGTGGGCATCCGCGGCCAGATCGTCGACGACGAGGTCGAGCACTACCAGGTCACCCTCAAGATCGGCTTCCGCCTCGAGGACGACGAGTAG
- a CDS encoding Rieske (2Fe-2S) protein → MTFQEVAKLADVPEGAALGIEFEGHDLALVRDGDTVYCIQDWCSHAEIPLSDGDVEGCEIECFLHGSRFDLRTGKPLGLPATEPVPVYQTKIEGETVWVDLPNQGENA, encoded by the coding sequence ATGACCTTCCAGGAGGTCGCGAAGCTCGCCGACGTCCCCGAGGGCGCGGCGCTCGGCATCGAGTTCGAGGGCCACGACCTGGCCCTGGTGCGTGACGGTGACACCGTCTACTGCATCCAGGACTGGTGCTCGCACGCCGAGATCCCGCTGTCCGACGGCGACGTCGAGGGCTGCGAGATCGAGTGCTTCCTGCACGGGTCGCGCTTCGACCTGCGCACCGGCAAGCCGCTGGGCCTGCCGGCCACCGAACCGGTCCCCGTCTACCAGACCAAGATCGAGGGAGAGACCGTCTGGGTCGACCTCCCCAACCAAGGAGAGAACGCATGA
- the serB gene encoding phosphoserine phosphatase SerB, with protein MSTPDSGHVPTLHLTEPTVLVTFSGPDRSGVSGRVFSALAAHDVEVIDVEQLVVRGRLVLSVLVTTPGELPGFQSDLDAVGADLGLEVEVVHGTGDNRPRRVGRSQVVVLGAPLRPEAMAALTKGINALGGNIDRIVRMARYPVTAIRMEVSGADPDALQSELASIAHDHGTDVAVQEHGILRHAQRLVVMDVDSTLIQGEVIEMLAAHAGCEEAVAEVTERAMRGELDFAESLHERVAQLQGVPAAALDEVYENLSYTPGARTMIRTLKRLGYRFALVSGGFTQIIERIAADLGIDYFAANDLEVVDGALTGRVLGRVVDRAGKAEALRDFAAQAGINVRNTVAIGDGANDLDMLAAAGLGIAFNAKPLVRDQAQTSVNVPYLDAIVYLMGITREEVEAADAADVTTAP; from the coding sequence ATGAGCACGCCTGACTCGGGACACGTCCCCACGCTGCACCTGACCGAGCCCACGGTGCTGGTGACCTTCAGCGGTCCCGACCGCTCCGGCGTCTCCGGTCGCGTCTTCTCCGCCCTGGCCGCCCACGACGTCGAGGTCATCGACGTCGAGCAGCTGGTCGTGCGCGGCCGGCTCGTGCTGAGCGTCCTCGTGACCACCCCGGGCGAGCTCCCGGGCTTCCAGTCCGATCTCGACGCAGTGGGCGCCGACCTGGGACTCGAGGTCGAGGTCGTCCACGGCACGGGCGACAACCGCCCCCGGCGGGTGGGCCGCTCGCAGGTGGTCGTGCTGGGCGCCCCGCTGCGACCCGAGGCGATGGCCGCGCTGACCAAGGGCATCAACGCCCTCGGCGGCAACATCGACCGCATCGTCCGGATGGCCCGCTACCCCGTCACCGCGATCCGCATGGAGGTCTCGGGCGCCGATCCCGACGCGCTCCAGTCCGAGCTGGCCTCGATCGCCCACGACCACGGCACCGACGTGGCCGTGCAGGAGCACGGCATCCTGCGGCACGCGCAGCGGCTCGTGGTGATGGACGTCGACTCCACCCTCATCCAGGGCGAGGTCATCGAGATGCTCGCCGCCCACGCCGGCTGCGAGGAGGCCGTCGCCGAGGTCACCGAGCGGGCCATGCGCGGCGAGCTCGACTTCGCCGAGTCGCTGCACGAGCGCGTCGCCCAGCTGCAGGGGGTGCCCGCCGCGGCGCTCGACGAGGTCTACGAGAACCTCTCCTACACCCCCGGCGCGCGCACGATGATCCGCACGCTCAAGCGTCTGGGATACCGCTTCGCGCTGGTCAGCGGCGGCTTCACGCAGATCATCGAGCGGATCGCCGCCGACCTCGGCATCGACTACTTCGCCGCCAACGACCTCGAGGTGGTCGACGGCGCACTCACCGGCCGCGTCCTGGGCCGCGTGGTCGACCGCGCGGGCAAGGCCGAGGCCCTGCGCGACTTCGCGGCGCAGGCCGGCATCAACGTGCGCAACACCGTGGCCATCGGCGACGGCGCCAACGACCTCGACATGCTGGCCGCCGCGGGGCTCGGCATCGCGTTCAACGCCAAGCCGCTCGTGCGCGACCAGGCGCAGACCTCGGTGAACGTCCCCTACCTCGACGCGATCGTGTACCTCATGGGCATCACGCGCGAGGAGGTCGAGGCGGCCGACGCCGCCGACGTGACGACGGCGCCGTAG
- a CDS encoding SURF1 family cytochrome oxidase biogenesis protein: MLRFLVSPRWIGLAIFVVLMAVTCYVLGGWQYDRWEQRKADNAIVEANVAGDPAPVEDVLADGWDPDLEYRTVTATGTFDSSREITVRFAHRDGAPGVQVITPLRLTDGQVVLVDRGWIAGPRDGTAPDDVPAAAQDPVTITGWLQRASTADQAATTPRDGQVRAVSGERWTDFLGAEPLPGYVALTSPEQEGLTGPPQPDLGTGPHLFYAIQWWFFSGLAVVGYFLFVRAELRERRPKASAEITPG; this comes from the coding sequence GTGCTGCGCTTCCTGGTGAGCCCGCGCTGGATCGGGCTCGCGATCTTCGTCGTGCTGATGGCCGTCACGTGCTACGTCCTGGGCGGCTGGCAGTACGACCGCTGGGAGCAGCGCAAGGCCGACAACGCGATCGTCGAGGCGAACGTCGCCGGCGACCCCGCTCCGGTCGAGGACGTCCTCGCCGACGGCTGGGACCCCGACCTCGAGTACCGCACGGTCACCGCCACGGGCACGTTCGACAGCTCGCGCGAGATCACCGTCCGGTTCGCCCACCGCGACGGCGCCCCGGGCGTCCAGGTCATCACTCCCCTGCGGCTCACCGACGGTCAGGTCGTCCTGGTCGACCGCGGCTGGATCGCGGGACCGCGCGACGGCACGGCTCCGGACGACGTGCCGGCCGCCGCCCAGGATCCCGTGACGATCACCGGCTGGCTGCAGCGCGCGAGCACCGCCGACCAGGCCGCCACCACGCCGCGCGACGGCCAGGTCCGTGCCGTGAGCGGCGAGCGCTGGACCGACTTCCTCGGTGCCGAGCCGCTGCCCGGCTACGTCGCACTGACCTCGCCGGAGCAGGAGGGCCTGACCGGCCCGCCGCAGCCCGACCTCGGCACCGGACCCCACCTGTTCTACGCGATCCAGTGGTGGTTCTTCTCCGGCCTCGCGGTCGTCGGCTACTTCCTGTTCGTCCGCGCCGAGCTGCGCGAGCGCCGCCCGAAGGCGTCCGCCGAGATCACGCCAGGCTGA